The following are from one region of the Pocillopora verrucosa isolate sample1 chromosome 3, ASM3666991v2, whole genome shotgun sequence genome:
- the LOC131774083 gene encoding ATP-binding cassette sub-family C member 4-like, which translates to MNAESSKKRNHSPMERANIFSLLFFWWMNDTLKLGNQRPLQDEDLLSLQEEFKTEALVNKLEAEWLQESAICTRKNKQPRLWRVAFNMFSFKKYLMLVAVKLTHSLSSILTPIMVWLFLSSLSENADVNKSSSILHVVAISFLTVVKGMTHHHSFFLAGISALQLKVSAIGLIYKKILKSNRRSLNEIASGQTINLVSNDANRLQDAVWSMLFFMFAPIEILSSGILLWFLIGWQALVGAGFFLIVIIYISVLSKKAGRLRENAASVTDRRLEILNEVITGIRSIKIHAWEWNFRDLIRDLRIKEIGIIRWRGAILSSFDSLYFTNTPIAGFISITTLLLTNNHLTAFQIFTLMSTLNVIKFSVSVSMGETLHLLADAKVSFDRIQKFLEVNSFPGLGEDDIKLKLNGSPTFDRKHFEAVNAPFDKFTSLFTIPEKEHIEKAYLKRSQTESWISLKNISCSWNQEDKSDTLHNVSVNIFKNQFITITGPVGCGKSSFLQAILGELPCKSGEIRHSGSIAYVPQLPCLFSGTIQDNITFGKPLDEIRYREIIEACSLHEDLQQFFKGDLTHIGQRGVSLSGGQSSRICLARALYADRDIYLLDDPLSAVDAQVGKHLFRKCVRGLLSEKICVLVTHQHQFLESNDEIIVMERGSIECQGKYYDLLHNKMLSKNTFAGKRYQRKESLKSSVPLRRRRTETSLGLPTMEAVKDDLNEEGEDRMIGKVSWTLYWKYFRSALPAALLMCLFVLVLFVQVVLISPYWWLSRIANMSDADQQRDLATLGIYGSLVIGALILSTMIYFLFLSTLLRASEKLHDKMFTAIIKAPVVFFDTNPVGRILNRFSKDVGCMDDTLPPQFLLAVQLCLFSLGSILLPAATNYWLVIGIAPLILLFFYYARYYLKTSRELKRLEAIKCSPVYSHISDTIAGLEVIRSSDMAESFLQDLYRYQDQNTPAAIMVLGCGKWLGVRLELLCSLLVTLVAAGAVLATQIPALAGMSLIYALETLDAAQFGVQLTSETENLMTSVERVATFTQIASEPGYFTQNERPHSWPTKGNISFKDLSLRYTEGSHRVLKDITVDIKDKEKVGLVGRTGSGKSSVVAALFRMPEPDGMVMVDGIDLETLNIQDARRTFSVITQDPILFAGSIRGNMDPFTKLEDYEIWNALEDVQIKQWVQLLPGKLQYRLTESGSNLSAGERQLLCLARVLLQKNKIVILDEVAANVDFKTDRLIQEVIRTKLKDVTVLTIAHRLETIIDYDRVMVIDQGRVIEFDKPGALLNNRGSYFAELMKSYNGTVAS; encoded by the exons ATGAACGCCGAGTCATCGAAAAAGCGGAATCACAGTCCTATGGAGAGAGCAaacatattttctcttttatttttctggtGGATGAATGACACCTTGAAACTCGGCAACCAACGCCCCTTGCAAGACGAAGATCTGCTTTCCCTTCAAGAAGAATTCAAAACAGAGGCACTTGTTAACAAGCTTGAAGCAGAATGGCTTCAAGAATCAGCCATCTGCACTCGCAAAAATAAACAACCTCGTCTATGGAGGGTCGCGTTTAATATGTTCTCCTTCAAGAAATACCTGATGTTGGTGGCTGTCAAACTAACGCACTCTTTATCCAGTATCCTAACTCCCATAATGGTTTGGCTTTTCCTCTCCAGTTTATCAGAAAATGCGGATGTGAATAAAAGTTCTTCTATACTTCATGTTGTTGCCATCTCGTTTCTTACAGTTGTCAAGGGAATGACGCATCACCATTCATTTTTCTTAGCTGGAATATCCGCTCTGCAGCTGAAGGTTTCTGCTATCGGATTAATCTACAAGAAG ATTCTTAAGTCAAATCGACGTTCTTTGAATGAAATCGCATCTGGTCAAACGATCAACTTGGTCTCAAATGATGCCAATCGATTACAGGACGCTGTTTGGAGCATGCTGTTTTTCATGTTTGCCCCGATAGAAATTCTATCATCTGGGATACTTCTTTGGTTTTTAATTGGATGGCAGGCCCTCGTGGGAGCAGGTTTTTTCTTGATAGTGATTATATACATATCTGTGCTTTCCAAGAAAGCGGGCCGTCTAAGAGAAAATGCTGCATCCGTGACGGATAGACGTCTTGAGATTTTGAACGAGGTCATAACCGGTATTCGTTCAATTAAAATTCACGCTTGGGAATGGAACTTCAGAGATCTAATCAGGGACTTGAGAAT aaaggaGATCGGTATTATTCGTTGGAGAGGCGCCATTCTTTCAAGTTTTGATTCCTTGTACTTTACCAATACCCCTATTGCTGGGTTCATCTCCATCACAACACTACTTCTTACCAACAACCACCTGACAGCCTTTCAAATTTTCACGTTGATGTCAACTTTGAATGTTATAAagttctctgtttctgtttcCATGGGGGAAACACTTCATTTGTTAGCTGACGCTAAAGTGTCTTTTGACAGGATACAGAAATTCCTAGAAGTAAATTCCTTTCCCGGCCTTGGTGAGGATGACATCAAATTGAAGTTAAATGGTAGTCCTACGTTTGATCGTAAACACTTTGAGGCAGTTAATGCCCCTTTTGATAAGTTCACAAGCTTATTCACTATTCCCGAGAAAGAGCATattgaaaaagcatacttaaaAAGATCTCAAACAGAATCCTGGATCTCGTTAAAAAACATCTCTTGCAGCTGGAATCAGGAAGATAAATCAGATACATTGCATAATGTCTCggtcaatattttcaaaaatcaattCATCACCATCACAGGTCCAGTAGGTTGTGGGAAATCTTCTTTCCTGCAAGCAATACTGGGTGAACTACCTTGCAAAAGTGGCGAGATTCGGCATTCTGGAAGCATTGCATACGTACCTCAACTTCCGTGTCTTTTCTCGGGGACGATACAAGATAACATTACATTTGGCAAACCCCTTGATGAGATAAGATATCGAGAAATTATTGAAGCGTGCAGTTTGCACGAGGACCTCCAACAGTTCTTTAAAGGTGACTTGACACACATTGGGCAACGCGGAGTAAGTCTTAGTGGAGGACAGAGCTCGCGTATTTGTTTGGCCCGTGCGTTGTATGCGGACAGAGACATCTACTTGCTTGATGATCCTCTTAGTGCCGTTGATGCCCAAGTGGGAAAGCATCTTTTCAGAAAGTGCGTTCGTGGCTTGCTCTCTGAAAAAATCTGTGTTTTGGTGACCCACCAACATCAGTTTTTGGAAAGTAATGATGAAATCATTGTCATGGAACGAGGAAGCATTGAGTGCCAAGGAAAGTACTATGACCTGCTACATAACAAAATGTTGTCCAAGAATACATTTGCTGGGAAAAGATATCAGAGAAAAGAGTCTTTAAAAAGTTCAGTTCCTCTGCGCAGGCGTCGAACAGAAACGTCCCTTGGTCTCCCTACTATGGAAGCGGTTAAAGATGATTTAAACGAGGAGGGAGAGGACAGAATGATAGGAAAAGTATCGTGGACTCTTTATTGGAAATATTTCCGATCTGCTCTTCCAGCCGCGCTGCTGATGTGTCTCTTCGTTCTTGTATTGTTTGTTCAAG TTGTTTTGATATCTCCATACTGGTGGTTGTCCCGAATTGCCAATATGTCTGATGCGGACCAGCAAAGAGACCTCGCTACACTTGGCATTTACGGATCATTAGTAATCGGCGCCCTTATTTTGTCCaccatgatttattttttattcctctcAACCCTTTTGCGAGCATCAGAGAAGCTTCATGACAAGATGTTCACAGCAATCATTAAGGCTCCAGTTGTTTTTTTCGACACCAACCCAGTTGGGCGCATCCTCAACCGCTTCTCTAAGGATGTTGGTTGCATGGACGACACACTGCCTCCACAGTTCCTTCTGGCAGTCCAGCTGTGCTTGTTTTCCTTGGGTTCCATTTTACTGCCTGCAGCAACTAATTACTGGTTGGTTATTGGCATTGCCCCCTTGATACTACTCTTCTTTTACTACGCAAGatattatttgaaaacatcaagAGAGCTAAAGCGGTTAGAGGCCATAAAATGCAGTCCAGTATATTCACACATATCAGATACAATTGCTGGCTTGGAAGTGATACGATCTTCTGACATGGCGGAAAGTTTCCTGCAGGATCTATACAG aTACCAAGACCAAAACACGCCTGCGGCTATAATGGTTTTAGGGTGTGGCAAGTGGTTGGGCGTCCGTTTAGAATTACTTTGTAGTTTGCTCGTCACACTGGTAGCGGCAGGAGCTGTTCTAGCAACACAAATACCTG CCCTTGCAGGAATGTCACTAATTTACGCATTAGAAACCTTGGATGCGGCTCAATTTGGTGTGCAGTTGACGTCAGAGACAGAGAACCTCATGACATCGGTTGAGAGAGTGGCAACATTCACTCAAATAGCTTCCGAACCCGGATATTTCACCCAAAATGAACGTCCACATTCATGGCCGACTAAAGGAAACATAAGTTTCAAAGACTTGTCCTTAAGATATACTGAAGGAAGTCATCGTGTCTTGAAGGATATTACTGTTGATATCAAGGATAAAGAGAAGGTTGGTTTGGTGGGGAGAACTGGATCAGGAAAGTCTTCCGTAGTAGCAGCTCTGTTCAGGATGCCCGAACCAGATGGCATG GTAATGGTCGATGGAATAGATCTGGaaacattaaatattcaagATGCTAGGCGAACATTTTCAGTGATAACTCAAGATCCTATTCTATTTGCGGGAAGCATAAGAGGCAACATGGATCCTTTCACGAAACTCGAAGACTATGAGATATGGAACGCTCTGGAAGATGTTCAAATAAAGCAATGGGTACAGCTGTTACCTGGAAAACTGCAATACAGACTTACAGAATCTGGAAGCAACCTGAGTGCTGGAGAGAGGCAGCTGCTGTGTCTTGCGCGTGTCCTATTACAAAAGAATAAAATCGTTATCCTCGATGAAGTAGCCGCTAATGTAGACTTTAAGACAGATCGTTTGATTCAAGAAGTCATACGAACCAAATTGAAAGACGTCACAGTGTTGACCATTGCCCATAGGCTAGAGACAATTATCGACTATGACCGGGTAATGGTCATTGATCAAGGCCGGGTGATTGAGTTTGATAAACCTGGTGCGCTTTTGAACAACAGAGGAAGCTACTTTGCTGAGTTAATGAAAAGCTATAACGGAACTGTTGCTTCATAA